In one window of Microbacterium maritypicum DNA:
- a CDS encoding F510_1955 family glycosylhydrolase, producing MISPTTRRLAITATVTVALLLTGCSTTPAEPDAPASTAAGFGHVHGIVDAGDSTVLLGTHTGLYTLGEDGTVTGPVGGIDLDAMGLTATGDTLYASGHPGPSTPAELGAPNLGIIRSLDAGASWEPVAFTGEEDFHVLTVTGDGTLYGIGSSRPLLRTSSDGGQSWADGAELPAVDLAAATDGTLYAATQDGLQHSTDGGATFTPAPDAPVLYLVETDPTGGVVGVDTDGTLRRLVGTGWENVGTTTGTVQALGVTGDGAIVLVDDRGVVWIRDTTATVLIPAATP from the coding sequence ATGATCTCTCCCACCACCCGCAGACTGGCGATCACGGCCACCGTCACCGTCGCGCTGCTGCTCACGGGCTGCAGCACCACCCCTGCGGAGCCCGATGCCCCCGCGAGCACCGCGGCCGGGTTCGGGCATGTGCACGGCATCGTCGACGCCGGTGACAGCACCGTGCTGCTGGGCACCCACACCGGCCTGTACACGCTGGGCGAGGACGGCACCGTCACCGGCCCGGTCGGTGGCATCGACCTGGACGCGATGGGACTGACCGCTACCGGTGACACCCTCTACGCGTCCGGGCACCCCGGCCCGTCCACCCCGGCGGAGCTCGGCGCCCCCAACCTCGGCATCATCCGCAGCCTCGACGCCGGCGCCTCGTGGGAACCGGTCGCGTTCACCGGGGAAGAGGACTTCCACGTCCTCACCGTCACCGGCGACGGCACCCTGTACGGGATCGGATCCTCCCGCCCGCTGCTGCGCACCAGCAGCGACGGCGGGCAGAGTTGGGCGGACGGTGCCGAGCTGCCCGCCGTCGACCTGGCCGCCGCGACCGACGGCACCCTGTACGCCGCCACCCAGGACGGGCTGCAGCACAGCACCGACGGTGGCGCCACCTTCACCCCGGCGCCGGACGCGCCAGTGCTGTACCTGGTGGAGACCGACCCAACCGGTGGGGTGGTCGGAGTGGACACCGACGGGACGTTGCGACGCCTAGTCGGCACCGGCTGGGAGAACGTCGGCACCACCACGGGAACCGTCCAAGCCCTCGGGGTCACCGGGGACGGTGCGATCGTCCTGGTCGATGACCGCGGCGTGGTCTGGATCCGCGACACCACCGCCACCGTTCTCATCCCGGCGGCAACACCATGA